A section of the Flavobacteriales bacterium genome encodes:
- a CDS encoding squalene/phytoene synthase family protein, which yields MNTIALYDAVCLKASRHTTYSYSTSFSLGIRSLDRRYHDPIHAIYGFVRFADEIVDTFHAHDKATLLNRFRLDTYTAIAEGISLNPILHSFQQVVNRYGIERELYDTFLNSMDMDLRDTTHDRGSYEQYILGSAEVVGLMCLRVFCEGDGALYDRLRTPAMRLGAAFQKVNFLRDLKDDHLNLGRTYFPGVDVSRMDDATKRAIEADIAADFDAAIQGIRQLPRGARFGVYIAYVYYLNLFRKIKALPTERILRERVRVRNRRKIALLTTSYLRHSFGLL from the coding sequence ATGAACACCATCGCCCTGTACGATGCGGTGTGCCTGAAGGCCAGCAGGCATACCACCTACAGCTACAGCACATCCTTCTCGCTGGGGATCCGCTCGCTGGACCGGCGCTACCACGATCCCATCCACGCCATCTACGGCTTCGTGCGCTTCGCGGACGAGATCGTCGACACCTTCCACGCGCACGACAAGGCCACCCTGCTGAACCGGTTCCGGCTGGACACCTACACGGCCATCGCCGAGGGCATCAGCCTCAACCCCATCCTGCACAGCTTCCAACAGGTGGTGAACCGCTACGGCATCGAGCGCGAGCTGTACGACACGTTCCTGAACAGCATGGACATGGACCTGCGGGACACGACGCACGACCGTGGTAGCTATGAGCAGTACATCCTGGGCAGTGCCGAGGTCGTGGGCCTGATGTGCCTGCGCGTGTTCTGCGAGGGTGACGGCGCCTTGTACGACCGGTTGCGCACCCCGGCCATGAGGTTGGGCGCGGCCTTCCAGAAGGTGAACTTCCTGCGCGACCTGAAGGACGACCACCTCAACCTGGGGCGCACCTACTTCCCGGGCGTTGACGTGAGCCGGATGGATGACGCGACCAAGCGGGCCATCGAGGCCGACATCGCGGCCGATTTCGACGCGGCCATCCAGGGCATCCGCCAGTTGCCGCGCGGCGCGCGTTTCGGGGTGTACATCGCCTACGTGTACTACCTCAACCTCTTCAGGAAGATCAAGGCGCTGCCCACCGAGCGCATCTTGCGCGAGCGTGTGCGCGTGCGCAACCGGCGGAAGATCGCCCTCCTCACCACGAGCTATCTGCGTCACAGTTTCGGCCTGCTCTGA
- the idi gene encoding isopentenyl-diphosphate Delta-isomerase, producing MVTVRDLKDQVVLVDRHDAPIGTRDKLEVHRTGELHRAFSVFVFDAEDRLILQQRALDKYHSGGLWTNTCCSHPRPGETVGEAAERRLREEMGIHCQALEHQFTFIYRAEMGNGLVEHELDHVLFARYTGDVRPNDREAMAWRAVTDSELDQELRTLHDRFTAWLRICWPMVKERRGAVLRRAV from the coding sequence ATGGTGACCGTGCGCGATCTGAAGGACCAAGTGGTGCTGGTGGACCGGCATGACGCCCCCATCGGCACACGCGACAAGCTGGAGGTGCACCGCACCGGAGAGCTGCACCGCGCCTTCTCGGTCTTCGTGTTCGATGCGGAGGACAGGCTGATCCTGCAGCAGCGCGCGCTGGACAAGTACCACAGCGGTGGCCTGTGGACGAACACCTGCTGCAGTCACCCGCGCCCCGGAGAAACCGTCGGGGAGGCGGCCGAGCGGCGGCTGCGCGAGGAGATGGGCATCCACTGCCAGGCGCTCGAGCACCAGTTCACATTCATCTATCGCGCCGAGATGGGCAACGGGCTGGTGGAGCACGAGTTGGACCACGTGCTGTTCGCCCGATACACCGGGGACGTGCGGCCCAACGACCGCGAAGCGATGGCCTGGCGCGCGGTGACCGACTCCGAGTTGGACCAGGAGCTGCGGACCTTGCATGACCGGTTCACCGCCTGGCTGCGCATCTGCTGGCCCATGGTGAAGGAGCGGCGCGGCGCCGTGTTGCGCCGTGCGGTGTGA
- a CDS encoding deoxyribodipyrimidine photo-lyase, with protein MSLTRPAVTIHWFRRDLRLEDNHGLFRALSEHGEVLPLFIFDTDILDRLEDKHDRRVDFIHRTLAGLQEELIGRGSTLLVEHGRPIEVWKRLLDRYEVKVVTANHDHEPYANERDKAVGDLLASRGIAFRTFKDISIFERSEVVKDDGGPYTVFTPYMRKWRSLFRPEHAEAFPSGKLVGAFHRMEPLPLPSIEQVGFGPTDLRIPPTSVSDELLRHYERTRDVPSIDGASRMSVHLRFGTVSVRELVRRSFATSPKYLNELIWREFYMQVLWHHPHAVQRAIKPGYDRIAWRRDEEDLRAWSEGRTGYPLVDAGMRELNATGLMHNRVRMVVASFLTKHLLLDWRWGEACFAARLLDFELSSNNGGWQWASGSGCDAAPYFRVFNPALQQQKFDPQLKYVKRWVPEAGSANYVQPMVVHEVARHRALKAYAEALRDGPRRTEAQPQLFN; from the coding sequence ATGAGCTTGACACGCCCCGCCGTCACCATCCATTGGTTCCGTCGCGACCTTCGGCTGGAGGACAATCACGGTCTCTTCCGGGCGTTGAGCGAGCATGGCGAGGTGCTTCCCCTGTTCATCTTCGACACGGACATCCTCGACCGTCTGGAGGACAAGCATGACCGCCGTGTGGACTTCATCCACCGCACGCTGGCCGGTCTGCAGGAAGAGCTCATCGGGCGGGGATCCACGCTCCTGGTGGAGCACGGCCGGCCCATCGAGGTATGGAAGCGCCTGCTCGACCGGTACGAAGTGAAGGTCGTCACCGCCAACCACGACCACGAGCCCTACGCCAATGAACGCGACAAGGCCGTAGGCGATCTGCTGGCCTCGCGCGGCATCGCGTTCCGCACGTTCAAGGACATCAGCATCTTCGAGCGCAGCGAGGTGGTGAAGGACGACGGGGGGCCGTACACCGTGTTCACCCCGTACATGCGGAAATGGCGGAGCCTGTTCCGCCCGGAACATGCCGAGGCCTTCCCGAGCGGGAAGCTGGTCGGCGCGTTCCATCGGATGGAACCACTGCCCCTGCCCTCCATCGAACAGGTCGGCTTCGGACCGACGGACCTCCGGATCCCTCCGACCAGCGTGAGCGACGAGCTGCTGCGCCACTACGAACGGACACGCGATGTTCCCTCGATCGATGGCGCAAGCCGCATGAGCGTGCACCTGCGCTTTGGGACGGTGAGCGTGCGCGAGCTGGTCCGGAGGTCCTTCGCCACAAGCCCGAAATACCTCAACGAGCTCATCTGGCGCGAGTTCTACATGCAGGTGCTCTGGCACCACCCGCATGCCGTGCAGCGCGCCATCAAGCCCGGCTACGACCGGATCGCGTGGCGAAGGGATGAGGAGGACCTGCGGGCATGGAGCGAAGGGCGCACGGGGTATCCCCTGGTGGATGCCGGCATGCGCGAACTGAACGCCACCGGACTGATGCACAACCGGGTGCGCATGGTGGTGGCCAGCTTCCTCACCAAGCACCTGCTCCTGGACTGGCGCTGGGGCGAGGCCTGCTTCGCCGCAAGGCTGCTGGACTTCGAGCTCAGCAGCAACAATGGAGGCTGGCAATGGGCGAGCGGTTCGGGCTGCGATGCGGCCCCGTACTTCCGCGTCTTCAATCCCGCCCTGCAACAGCAGAAGTTCGACCCTCAGTTAAAATATGTGAAGCGTTGGGTGCCCGAAGCGGGTTCGGCAAACTATGTGCAGCCCATGGTCGTTCATGAAGTGGCCCGACACCGCGCGCTGAAGGCCTATGCCGAAGCGCTGCGCGACGGTCCGCGACGAACCGAAGCACAACCTCAACTGTTCAACTGA
- a CDS encoding SRPBCC family protein — protein MKVHVLERSQVLPIPIEQAWSFFSTPRNLSLITPPELGLRIREPFDDRAAHDGQLIRYTVRPLLGIPLPWLTRIERVSAPTHFADTQLRGPYARWYHEHRFEPVEGGTRMHDRVEYALPLGPVGALMHRLVVRRRIERIFDFRRQVLEGLFPASPEHHARTMAA, from the coding sequence ATGAAGGTGCACGTGCTGGAACGGTCGCAGGTGCTGCCGATACCCATCGAGCAGGCCTGGTCCTTCTTCAGCACCCCGCGCAACCTGTCGCTGATCACCCCGCCGGAGCTGGGCCTGAGGATCCGCGAGCCCTTCGACGACCGGGCGGCCCATGATGGCCAGTTGATCCGCTACACCGTGCGCCCCTTGCTGGGTATCCCCCTGCCCTGGCTCACACGCATCGAACGGGTGAGCGCTCCCACCCACTTCGCCGACACGCAGTTGCGCGGGCCTTACGCGCGCTGGTATCACGAGCATCGCTTCGAGCCCGTGGAGGGGGGCACCCGCATGCACGACCGTGTGGAATATGCGCTGCCGCTGGGTCCGGTCGGCGCGCTCATGCATCGGCTGGTGGTGCGGCGGCGGATCGAGCGCATCTTCGACTTCCGACGTCAGGTGTTGGAAGGGCTCTTCCCCGCATCACCGGAGCATCACGCACGAACCATGGCGGCATGA